The Desmodus rotundus isolate HL8 chromosome 2, HLdesRot8A.1, whole genome shotgun sequence region TGGGAGTCTGCTGGTTCAAAACACCCTTGTGTTCGGATTTTGGCTAAGTCTCTTCTGTCTATTGTCACTAGGGGACCATTTCTCTATATAGTCTACAACTACTTCTCCTATTATAGAcataattgttttcttaaaaatgtactaCCAACGAGCCAACCCACATACTTGGTACTATACCTGTGGTCCCACCTTTCTCACCTAAGAGTTTTACTTGAATTGTGAGCCAGCTTAGtcctagaaatgaaaaacaaaacttcattTTAGCTGAAGAAAAGAAGTTTCCATGTATATTCTTCCTAAAAGTAAAGGATCTCTGTATAGTGTTCATTTTGCAGTTGGCTCTCCGTATCCCCATGTTCTGCATTCACAGATTCAGCCAACTGCAGGTTGAAAGTATTTGGGGAGGAAATCCCACAAAGTTCCAAAGAGCGAAACTGGAGTttgccccccatcccccagcaCTACGCTTGATGCCCCTGAGTAGAGTCACGTGTGTGCGCGCCCCGTTGCCTTTCTACAGAGGGAGGTCATGTGCAGATTGCCACTCGCGCGAGGGCTCGCTCTCTGCTCCGGGAAGCCAGCCCCTTGCACGCCCAGGGACTACTGTTGTTGTAGAAACGTTTGCTGCCTTAGAaggaaaagtatttaaaacatactgtgtattttgtttggaataatttttaaGGAATGCACAATTCATTCCTAAAGATCTGAAGTTTTTAGCATTTgaaatatagtattttatattttcctacaaAGTAAATTGacctgtttttggttttgttttgtttttccagtctTTACCAGGTGCTGGTCTTtggatgttttttgtttaattCGAAAAACCTTAAGCCCGCCCACAGACTGGTATGGTATCCAGAGGGGGACTTTTGGCAATGGCTTTTGAAGAGTTTGAGGAGGCACAGGCAGAAAGTGTTAACTCCGCCTTTAGCTGATGTTTGCCACTCCCTGCTGTTCTCCTGGGGGCCCAAGGTCTTTCCTCTCTTACCTGTTCCGGATTGGTGAGGAGTGAAGGAGGGTAGGCCAGCATGGGAATTCAGTTAGTCGGAGCGTTTATCTGGGAGCTGAGCAAGGCTGATGTATGTGACTTGAACCGCACTGGACCATGAAAACCAAGGCCGTGGCCACTAGCAGTGCTTTACTAAAGCGACCAGGAGAGGAAGTTCTTGTTTCGCTTCTCACAAAAAgctgctgccacaacacacatgCCACGCCACCCCACCGCAAACAGAACACCAATCTAGGTGTTTGGCCCTTCTCAGGGAAGCACACTGTCTGCCACTGCCATCGGGAAGAGTGGCACCTGAAAGGGCCCTCTGCGTAAGCTGAAATAAGAGGCCACGGGGACCGCGTGGGTGTTGGGTTGTGGGCGAGAGATCTCTGCTGAAGGCTGCGTCCCACACTGCCACAGGGCAGTGACGCAGTACCCGACCCCTCCCAAACGCGAAAGGCGCCCTTCTCAGTCCTGTTCATTGGGCATCCGATTAGATTTCAGTACAAACTTAGGTGGTTCTTTTAAAGAGTGtcctagtatttttttaaaaaccagaaagtgttttttttgggggggtaagTGGACATAGAAATCTGACCACTTTTTAGGATCTGGCAAGTATGAAGTGTGATACAAATCCCGACTTGCAGTGCGTGGCAGCTTCCTTAATGCCAGTCGTTGGCACTGGCTTTTAAGACGAaggatttttatcatttcttgGTATAACTGTTGTAGTGCTTTATGCTTAAAAAGGGTGTAAAGATGGGACTGAGTTTTTCTATCTAAGCAGCTTTATGCATTAGACCTATTAAGCTAATTTGGCAGGGCATTTAACTTTAGGCTGTATTTTCAGCTCCATTCCTAGCTAGTGAAAGGTGTGTGTTTTAGTTTTTAGTACTGTGGTCTATGTTGAATAGTTTTGAAAAGAGGTAGCTTTAGTATCATTTATAGGACTTAAATTTGctcctaatttttaaagaaaaatgcctAGATTCATCAAAAAGCATGTGCTTTGTCAAGCATAGAAAAACATTCACTCCAAGGTTGCTTATGTGGAAGGCATTGGTTTGAATAACAATGTTTTGCATGTTGATCTGTTGGCTACACTTACTATTAACTTTGAAGATTaagaatttgtttcttttccaggTGAAAAACCATCAAATTCACAAACTTGTTTTTAGGTAAATTAAATGTGTTTTGCAGGGTGATTTTCTTAACCCAGACTGAAAAATACCTGATTCACTGACTGAAGATGATCTATTATCTTATGGTTGACACACGTCGATTTTGTTGAGGTTTGGAAGatgtaataaaaatcaaattatttttcagtcttccagaaagctttctctttctccctcctctccctgctttcTATACCTTTCAACAGGaaagcatgaaaaggaaaaaaatactcaacacaGCCAAACCTGCGTCGGCGCTTTTATCCTCTCAGAGCCTCTTGGAAGTAATTGCCtgatgaaaaggaagggaaggaaatcaccTCTTTGAACTTCTGTTTTAATCATTCAATGTTGTCTTCTAGCTATCCGAAGAGGAAAATGTTAGTGTGGTTTTGTGAGCTGTGTGTTcctacattgtgtgtgtgtgtgcgcgcgtgcgcGTGGAATGTCCTTTTTCCCTTTAGGGCAGGCGTCACCTCACAATTTCTAGGTTCCTGTGTGATGATTAGTACAGATCGACATTTTTAGTAGGATTGAGGGAAATCGTGTAACATCAGGTTTGCGTAGACTGAGCAATGCTTTGTTTTCTGCTGGGGGGTAGATGGTAACACCTAGGAAACGCCACCTACTTGCTCACTGAGCAGCTTCACTGGCCGTCACATCGCTCTTGGGATTCGTAGTATTTGAAGATTCATTTTGGAGCTCTTCATGAATGAGTGTCCCCTGTGAAGGGGTTTTAGATCTCGGTGCCAGTTCCAGTCTGAGACATTACAGTAAAACAAGAAGGGGCAAGGTCATGGCAGCAGTTCTCAGTTGCTGGCGAAGTCAGGCCAGTTAATTATGAGGTTGAtgaatttttgttcttcattcaaaatgataaatattttcactgactTTTAAGTATCAGCTGTGATAGTATAGATTGCGCTTTCCTGTGGAaatgaagtatattttaaaagtttttttccctttttataaagaaTGTCTTGTGCCGTTTTTGCTAGACTGAACATTTCCTCATGGAGTGGTGAGAGCTTCCTCTAATTCAAtctttgtcttttgtctttgctGCCTTGCAGGGTTGGTACAGTAGGCTTCACTAGACTTAGCTGCAACTCAGAATTTCTCCTCCAGCACCTGAGTAAATGCTGATGGTCTTGTGGAGAGTGGATTAAGAGTACGAGCTAAGTTCTCAATTCCAATTAAGAAGCGGAGGAAAATTTAAACTGTCTCCTTCAAAGTTTATCACAGCCACCACCATCAAGACAGCAAACCAAAGGACAAAGACTTTGACctgctctgttgctctgtgtAGTCCAGTTCACGCATGGTTGACAGACTTGGCTGGGTTActgatgagtaaataaaaagtcGGACACTTCTGTCATTGGACACCTTTATTCACAAAGTGACCAAAATGAGGGCTGTTCTGGAGACAGCAGACATTGCCATAGTGGCCCTGTACTTTATCCTGGTCATGTGCATTGGCTTTTTTGCCATGTGGAAGTCTAATAGAAGCACCGTGAGCGGATACTTCCTGGCCGGGCGCTCTATGACCTGGGTAGCGATTGGTGCCTCTCTGTTTGTGAGCAACATTGGGAGTGAGCACTTCATTGGGCTGGCAGGATCTGGAGCTGCAAGTGGATTTGCAGTGGGCGCGTGGGAGTTCAATGCCTTACTGCTTTTGCAACTGCTGGGATGGGTTTTCATCCCCATTTACATCCGGTCAGGGGTGTACACCATGCCTGAATACTTGTCCAAGCGGTTTGGTGGCCATAGGATTCAGGTTTATTTTGCAGCCTTGTCTCTGAGTCTCTATATCTTCACCAAGCTCTCAGTGGATCTGTACTCAGGTGCCCTCTTTATCCAGGAGTCTTTGGGTTGGAACCTATATGTGTCTGTCATCCTGCTCATTGGCATGACTGCTTTGCTGACTGTCACCGGAGGCCTTGTGGCCGTGATCTACACAGACACTCTGCAGGCTCTGCTCATGATCGTGGGGGCGCTCACGCTCATGGTCATTAGCATGATGGAGATTGGCGGGTTTGAGGAAGTTAAGAGAAGGTACATGTTGGCCTCACCCAATGTCACTTCCATCTTGTTGACGTACAACCTTTCCAACACCAATTCCTGTAACGTCCACCCTAAGGAAGATGCACTGAAAATGTTGCGGGACCCAACAGATGAAGATGTTCCTTGGCCTGGATTCATTCTCGGGCAGACCCCAGCGTCAGTGTGGTACTGGTGTGCTGACCAAGTCATCGTGCAGAGGGTGCTTGCAGCTAAGAACATCGCGCATGCCAAAGGCTCCACTCTGATGGCTGGCTTCTTGAAGCTTCTGCCAATGTTTATCATTGTGGTCCCAGGAATGATCTCCAGGATACTGTTTGCTGATGACATAGCTTGCATCAACCCAGAGCACTGCATGCGAGTGTGTGGAAGCAGAGCCGGGTGCTCTAACATCGCTTACCCACGGCTGGTGATGAAGCTGGTTCCTGTGGGCCTCCGGGGCCTGATGATGGCGGTGATGATTGCGGCGCTGATGAGCGACTTGGACTCGATCTTTAACAGTGCCAGCACCATATTCACCCTCGATGTGTACAAGCTCATCCGCAAGAGTGCAAGCTCCCGGGAGCTCATGATTGTGGGGCGGATATTTGTGGCTTTTATGGTGGTGATCAGCATCGCCTGGGTGCCAATCATCGTGGAAATGCAAGGTGGCCAGATGTACCTTTACATTCAGGAGGTAGCAGATTACCTGACACCCCCAATTGCGGCCCTGTTCCTTCTGGCAATTTTCTGGAAGCGCTGCAATGAACAAGGGGCTTTCTATGGTGGAATGACTGGCTTTGTCCTTGGAGTGGTCCGTTTGACACTAGCCTTTGCCTACCGGGCCCCAGAATGTGACCAACCTGATAACAGGCCGGGCTTTATCAAAGACATTCATTACATGTATGTGGCCACAGCATTGTTTTGGGTCACAGGACTTGTTACTGTAGTTGTTAGCCTTCTCACGCCACCCCCCACAAAGGAACAGATTCGTACCACCACCTTTTGGTCTAAGAAGAGCCTAGTGGTGAAGGAGAGCTGCTCCCCAAAAGATGAACCATACAAGATGCAAGAGAAGAGCATTCTGAGATGCAGTGAGAATAGTGAGGCCATCAACCATGTCATACCCAACGGGAAATCCGAAGACAGCATTAAGGGCCTTCAGCCTGAAGACGTTAATCTCTTGGTGACTTGCAGAGAGGAGGGCAACCCCGTGGCTTCCATAGGTCATTCTGAGGCAGAAACACCGGTAGATGCTTACTCCAATGGGCAAGCAGCGctcatgggagagagagagagaaagaaagaaacagaggatGGAGGCCGCTACTGGAAGTACATAGATTGGTTCTGTGGCTTTAAAAGTAAGAGCCTCAGCAAGAGGAGCCTCAGAGACCTGATGGAGGAGGAGGCCGTTTGTTTACAGATGCTGGAAGAGCCTCCACGAGTTAAACTAATACTAAATATTGGACTTTTTGCTGTGTGTTCACTTGgaattttcatgtttgtttatttctctttatgaACTTTTAAGGATGTGATGAAACACTAACTTAAGAAAATACTggtctttgaaagaaaaaaaaaagacttatgtAATTGTTGCATCTCTCAGGCATTGTTTACGCTGTAGGTTTTAGCCAAATTTTACTTAGCAGAACATCATCTATTCGCAAGACTTTATTTTCCCAGAGATGGATGAAAGTAAATTTTCAACTTAAGTGAAGCAAAACTTGTTTAACAGACTGAATTGTGCAAAtgtggtttaaaatttttcataccAAAGTAAGACCAATTATTCTCATAGAACACGTAGAGCGGAGTATGTGCTAAGATTCTCGAAAAAAGTACGCTGTCTGCACTGCCAGCTCGCGGTAGATCTTCTTAACCTGGAGTGGGGTGCTTGCTTGTCTCAGAGTTGTCTTCCTGTCTCTGTAACCCCTACTGCCCTTTAAAAAGAACTGAATTTGTAGACATTCTATAAGCAAACACGTGCTGAAAATCTAACTGATGTGCTCGTGAGGTGCTTGTTTCAGGACAGGTTGGTTAGGTGCCAGGTTCATTTGTCCGTGTGAGCCTGTGGATTCTGATTgccaaaagaaaggaagagtgtCTTTCTGTAGTGGTTCTGTAGATGCAGTGTTGGGGAAAGCTTGTTCCAGCTCCTCCTTTCCTACTTTTGAAGTTCTGCCGAACCATGCTCAGATGAGCGCCACGCCTGTCTTTGTAAAGGTTCTTGTGGGGGCCGTGGTCAAGTGACTGGGGGGAGACTAAGCGACGTCGCTGGCGATCTTCACATTTACTGGCCAGATGGCGGTTTGTCACATGGTTTGGGAATGAGCAGCCTCTAAGCAGTGTTGAGTCACCTTAGGCTAAACAGGTGACTGCTCAGAGTCCACTAATTCTCTAGATGTGTTCTTGTCACTTGGCCACATTCTTTATTGGCCAGATGCCTTTCCGTGCAGATCCCGGGGGAGGGCGTGTTCAGACGTTTGAGGACCGAGTGACGGTGTCTGGGTTCCGTGTTGCCCTGCTTGGTCAGCTCACGATCTGCCGAGGCTGAGTTTTTAGAGAAAATTCAATTCTGAGGTCATATTGTACCCTtggtaaagttttttttttttttgacctgcCTTTTCAAAAGATTTGCCATCTGTACCTGGCCTCTACGTTTTTGCTTAAAAAGTTAAGTGACTTAGAGCATGAAGGTGTTTTGGTGTGGAGTGGCCATCGGTAGCAGAAAACTCAGAGTGCCTGCTTTGCCCCGGGCGGGCTGTCGGAAAATGTTTCCACAGAGCAGAGAGGGTAGCATGGTCAAAGGTGCCGCGAACGGgcactgctgggcctgggggcacGCCTGCGGAGAACAGGGCGGTGCCCGTGTGACAGGTCCCTTATCTTGTGGCTCGGTCAACGGCTGCGTCCTTCATAGATGGGGTCACTCTCCACAGGCTGGCTGCCCTTCACGAGGAGAGGGTGCAAGGGTGGTACGGAGTGGGCTCCGCATGTACACAGTTCGGAGTGTGCGTGCTGCACCGTCCTTTTTGAGAGCTCCAGGACAGGTGAAGGAGACTAACTGTGTAACTACTTTCTTTGACTTTTCTGTAATCTCTGAGACTTTTTAAATTGCATGATTTTATTCAGCTTTTGATCCTTAGggaaaattattactttttaggTACTTTTGTAGATTTTGAATCAAAACTCAGTCCTAATGACTTTAAGTTTTTTGTATTCTGTAAACCAATTTCTTAATTAATGATGGACTTGATTAGTCCAAAGTTGATTTAGAAATGATTGGATTGCATAATGTCTTTCCATTTCCAGGAAGCTTTCTGATAGACTGAGtctgtagaagaaaaaataattcatgtatGACTAGCATGATTTTTGAGAGCTTAGTGTGCCTTGCAGAGTTTTTTTCTCAATTTGTAAGTTGGGGGCCAAATAAATAGGACTGTCCTTTTCCTGTACAGAGGCTGAGACTCTGACATGTCTTAGGTCACAGAGTCCACTGGAGAGAACAGATAACCGGGTCCCAACTCTGGACTCACGGTTTGTCCCTTTCTTAAAGAACTGTTCCTCCTTTGAGACAACCTTtcaatatttgaggaaataataggATCTTAGATTTTCAAATTGGCGTCAGGCTGTGGGAATTGAAATTTTCTTTGAGTGCATCTCAGCAGTGAGGATGGACGTACTGGCTGGGCAGCCTTCTCACCCTTTTTATTTACAGCATTGATGGATAGGTGATGTTTCTGTAGACACCCCCCCTTTCCATGTTCAGTCCTTGTAGTTTGGAGTATTAGGGTCCCCCTGTCTTCTCTGTGCTCTTGTCTGGGTATAATATGTAAAATGCATCATCTTGTGTCTGTCTGTATGTATATAGCAGTAGGTCA contains the following coding sequences:
- the SLC5A3 gene encoding sodium/myo-inositol cotransporter, whose amino-acid sequence is MRAVLETADIAIVALYFILVMCIGFFAMWKSNRSTVSGYFLAGRSMTWVAIGASLFVSNIGSEHFIGLAGSGAASGFAVGAWEFNALLLLQLLGWVFIPIYIRSGVYTMPEYLSKRFGGHRIQVYFAALSLSLYIFTKLSVDLYSGALFIQESLGWNLYVSVILLIGMTALLTVTGGLVAVIYTDTLQALLMIVGALTLMVISMMEIGGFEEVKRRYMLASPNVTSILLTYNLSNTNSCNVHPKEDALKMLRDPTDEDVPWPGFILGQTPASVWYWCADQVIVQRVLAAKNIAHAKGSTLMAGFLKLLPMFIIVVPGMISRILFADDIACINPEHCMRVCGSRAGCSNIAYPRLVMKLVPVGLRGLMMAVMIAALMSDLDSIFNSASTIFTLDVYKLIRKSASSRELMIVGRIFVAFMVVISIAWVPIIVEMQGGQMYLYIQEVADYLTPPIAALFLLAIFWKRCNEQGAFYGGMTGFVLGVVRLTLAFAYRAPECDQPDNRPGFIKDIHYMYVATALFWVTGLVTVVVSLLTPPPTKEQIRTTTFWSKKSLVVKESCSPKDEPYKMQEKSILRCSENSEAINHVIPNGKSEDSIKGLQPEDVNLLVTCREEGNPVASIGHSEAETPVDAYSNGQAALMGERERKKETEDGGRYWKYIDWFCGFKSKSLSKRSLRDLMEEEAVCLQMLEEPPRVKLILNIGLFAVCSLGIFMFVYFSL